GGGCACCCGGCGCGAAGGTGTACAGACCTGGAGTATGCACCTCCCCCACGACTGAGACTACGAGCTCCGGCGTGCTCGTCTCAGCAGCGGCCACAGGCACAGGCGGCGGTGGTGGTGGCGGTGCGGGCTGCAGCAGAAAAATTATGGCAATTACGGCAACAATAACGCCCGCGCCGATGACGCTGTGTGTGCGGCTGAGTTCGAGACGACGTTGCCGCGGGTATTCCACCACCATCAGGTCTTCAGTGCCAGTAGGTGCTGCTAGTTGTCCTAGTCGTTGAAGTACACGTTTCATACGCGCCGACACTAGCCACGGGGAGATACGAGCCCACGCTGCTCGAGGCGCAGTCACGATAAACCTGTGGATAACTGCGTCGGGGGCACCCGCTCCGCGGGGCTTTATGTGGATAACTTTTAGGAGGTGGTTGACAAATCTGTGGGAGCAGTATCGGAATAGCTGCTAAAAACCACCGAGATTCCCAGTGCGCCTACACCACAATGAACGCTTAAGGCTTGGTCCATGTCCATAATCATGAAGCTTGAGCCCTTGGGTAGCGCCGCAGTCAACTGAGACTGCAATGAATGTGCGGCTTCTAACGCCTGATGATGTTGGATTGCCACGAAGGCGGGTTCGCCGGCGCAGCGATCAGAGATCACGGCTACTAAGCGCGCAAATGCCTTGGACTGAGTCCGAGTTTTCACTGCTAGTTCTACATGTCCGCCACGCAGCTGCATGATGGGCTTGGTGGCTAGCGCTGCAGACACCACAGCTGTTGCCGTGGTGATCCGCCCAGAGCGACGCATTTCTTCCATACGATGGAGATACAGCCATGTTTCAGAGCGTCGCAACGTATCGCGAGCCATGTCTACGCACTCCCGCAAACTCGCCCCGCCTTGAGCTAGACGCGCGGCAGCCATTGCTGCAGCACCTACGCACATTCCCACAGACTGAGTGTCTACTACGTCAACCGCTCCATCGAATACGGCGGCCGCGGTATGTGCAGCGGACCACGTAGACGAAAGCTCCTTGGAAAGGTGCAAGGCCACCACACCGGCGTCGCCACCACGCTCAAGCTGGCGCGCATAGGCAGCTGCGAGCTCTAACGCAGACAATCCCGCTGTACTGACCTGGTTTTCTGAGGGCACAAGGTGTAAATCCACAACCGTGATCCCCAGTTCCTCTGCTATCTCCGCGGGCAATCCCGACGAGGAATCCGTGACAATGCGAACAGCCATAGCGCTAGAGGTTGCGCCCTAACGCCACGCCCATGTTCCAGCCTTCGAGGTACCACTGCGCATCAGTCACCGTCTGTGGGGTAAAGCGCGCAGAGAGCTGATCGGCATAATCCGCAGCCTCTTTTTCGGCGTTTTCTGAAGCCGCACCGTGGAAGCGAGGACGCGCTGCCAGCTGCGCCCAGCAGGTGTTCCCCAGGCCAGAAATCAGCGAATACTGCTCCTGGTGCAACCCCAACAAACTAGAGGTCAGTGCACTAATGGTGCCGCCGTGGGCAACAAGGAGCAGGCTGCAATCATCCCATTCGTCATAGTCGCGCATGAGCTCGTCGACAACCGCGCGAGCACGCTGCGCAACC
The sequence above is drawn from the Corynebacterium rouxii genome and encodes:
- a CDS encoding DegV family protein gives rise to the protein MAVRIVTDSSSGLPAEIAEELGITVVDLHLVPSENQVSTAGLSALELAAAYARQLERGGDAGVVALHLSKELSSTWSAAHTAAAVFDGAVDVVDTQSVGMCVGAAAMAAARLAQGGASLRECVDMARDTLRRSETWLYLHRMEEMRRSGRITTATAVVSAALATKPIMQLRGGHVELAVKTRTQSKAFARLVAVISDRCAGEPAFVAIQHHQALEAAHSLQSQLTAALPKGSSFMIMDMDQALSVHCGVGALGISVVFSSYSDTAPTDLSTTS